A single Tenacibaculum sp. Bg11-29 DNA region contains:
- a CDS encoding NADP-dependent malic enzyme: MSDSRKRREALLYHAKPKPGKIAVVPTKKYTTQHDLSLAYSPGVAAPCLEIAKDKNNVYKYTAKGNLVAVISNGTAVLGLGDIGPEASKPVMEGKGLLFKIFADIDVFDIEVDATDVDKFVETVKAIAPTFGGINLEDIKAPEAFEIERRLKEELDIPVMHDDQHGTAIISAAALKNAIEIIEKDISTVNIVVNGAGAAAISCTRLYLKLGVKRENVVMCDSKGVIRKDRGNLTSQKAEFATDKDVNTLEEAMHNADVFIGLSKGNVVTPEMLLSMSKDPIVFAMANPDPEIEYQLAVDTRDDIIMATGRSDHPNQVNNVLGFPFIFRGALDVRATKINEEMKMAAVHALADLAKKSVPEQVNIVYDEVSLSFGREYIIPKPFDPRLIYEIPPAIAKAAMDSGIAKEPITDWDKYREELMDRSGTGSKEIRLLHNRAKKDPKRVVFAEADHLDVLKAAQRVHDEKIGIPILLGRKDVILELKEELGFDAEVVIIDPKTDEETDRRNRYAETFWKTRQRKGISFLEAQKWMRERNYFAAMMVNTGEADALITGYSRSYPSVVKPMLELIEKDKGVTRVAATNMMLTKQGPMFLADTTININPTAKDLAKISQLTSSLAKMFGMKPHIAMLGFSNFGSSKAESSVKIREAVSYIHRYHPNVIVDGELQADFALNPELLAKEFPFSKLNGKRANILIFPNLESANITYKLMKQVDGVESIGPILLGMSKPVHILQLGASVDEMVNMAAVAVVDAQNKLRKK; the protein is encoded by the coding sequence ATGAGTGATTCTAGAAAAAGGCGTGAAGCTTTACTATATCATGCAAAACCGAAACCAGGAAAAATAGCAGTAGTACCTACTAAAAAATATACAACACAGCACGATTTGTCGTTAGCTTACTCTCCTGGAGTAGCAGCACCTTGTTTAGAGATAGCAAAAGATAAAAATAATGTTTATAAATATACTGCAAAAGGAAATTTAGTCGCAGTTATTTCTAACGGAACGGCTGTTTTAGGTTTAGGAGATATTGGGCCAGAGGCCTCTAAACCTGTTATGGAAGGGAAGGGGTTGTTGTTTAAAATCTTTGCAGATATTGATGTTTTCGATATTGAAGTAGATGCTACTGATGTAGATAAGTTTGTAGAAACAGTTAAAGCAATTGCACCAACTTTTGGAGGTATTAATTTAGAAGATATTAAAGCACCAGAAGCTTTTGAAATAGAAAGAAGATTAAAAGAGGAGTTAGATATTCCAGTAATGCATGACGATCAGCATGGTACTGCTATAATTTCTGCGGCTGCTTTAAAAAACGCCATTGAGATCATTGAAAAAGATATTTCTACTGTTAATATTGTAGTGAATGGAGCAGGAGCTGCTGCAATTTCTTGTACGCGTTTGTATTTAAAGCTAGGCGTTAAGAGAGAGAATGTAGTGATGTGTGATAGCAAAGGCGTTATTAGAAAAGATAGAGGTAATTTAACGTCACAAAAAGCCGAATTTGCAACCGATAAAGATGTAAATACTCTAGAAGAAGCAATGCATAATGCAGATGTTTTTATAGGTTTATCTAAAGGGAATGTAGTAACACCAGAGATGTTATTATCTATGTCTAAAGATCCTATTGTTTTTGCAATGGCTAATCCAGACCCTGAGATAGAATATCAATTAGCAGTTGATACTCGTGATGATATTATCATGGCAACAGGTAGATCAGATCATCCTAATCAAGTAAATAATGTACTTGGATTTCCATTTATTTTTAGAGGTGCTTTAGATGTTAGAGCAACAAAGATTAATGAAGAAATGAAAATGGCTGCTGTACATGCTTTAGCCGATTTAGCAAAAAAATCGGTTCCAGAGCAAGTAAATATAGTATACGATGAGGTAAGTCTTTCATTCGGTAGAGAGTATATTATACCGAAACCATTTGATCCAAGATTAATATATGAAATTCCTCCAGCGATTGCGAAAGCAGCAATGGATTCTGGTATAGCGAAAGAACCAATTACTGATTGGGATAAATATCGTGAAGAATTAATGGATCGATCAGGAACAGGAAGTAAGGAAATACGTTTGTTACATAATAGAGCAAAGAAAGATCCAAAACGTGTAGTTTTTGCTGAAGCAGATCATTTAGATGTGTTAAAAGCAGCACAACGTGTTCATGATGAAAAAATTGGAATTCCAATTTTATTAGGAAGGAAAGATGTTATTCTAGAGTTAAAAGAAGAATTAGGTTTTGATGCAGAGGTTGTTATCATCGATCCTAAAACTGATGAAGAAACAGATAGGAGAAACAGATACGCAGAAACTTTTTGGAAAACAAGACAACGTAAAGGTATTTCTTTTTTAGAAGCTCAAAAATGGATGCGTGAGCGTAATTACTTTGCAGCAATGATGGTAAATACTGGTGAGGCTGATGCTTTAATTACGGGGTATTCTAGATCATACCCTTCTGTAGTAAAACCAATGTTAGAATTAATTGAGAAAGACAAAGGAGTTACTAGAGTGGCAGCAACAAATATGATGCTTACTAAGCAAGGGCCTATGTTTTTGGCTGATACTACTATTAATATAAATCCTACAGCTAAAGATTTAGCAAAGATTAGTCAATTAACATCATCACTTGCAAAAATGTTTGGTATGAAACCACATATTGCAATGTTAGGTTTTTCAAATTTTGGTTCATCAAAAGCCGAAAGTTCAGTGAAAATAAGAGAAGCAGTATCTTATATACATCGTTATCACCCAAATGTAATTGTTGATGGTGAGTTACAAGCAGATTTTGCTTTAAACCCAGAGTTATTAGCAAAAGAATTCCCTTTTTCTAAACTAAATGGTAAAAGAGCAAATATCTTGATCTTTCCAAATTTAGAATCAGCAAACATAACTTATAAGTTAATGAAACAAGTTGATGGAGTAGAATCTATAGGGCCTATCTTGTTGGGGATGAGCAAGCCAGTTCATATTTTACAATTAGGTGCAAGTGTAGATGAAATGGTTAATATGGCCGCTGTAGCGGTTGTAGATGCTCAAAATAAGTTAAGAAAAAAATAA
- a CDS encoding PAS domain-containing protein, whose product MTPQNKQVVNEESKWDKTQTIVSKTDTYGTILYANNTFVEACEYNAIDLIGEPHNIIRHPDMPKVAFKSLWDSLKKGENYHAIVKNLTKTGKYYWVITDFTIDKNKDGKITGYTARRKSVPKSVIDKIEPLYKTLLEIEKLKGEKVSELYFEGYLKEEVGKNYNDFVVDLFKEESLKNEQKPEEESKIKKGLNWFFFGDFL is encoded by the coding sequence ATGACCCCCCAAAACAAACAAGTAGTTAACGAAGAGTCTAAATGGGACAAAACCCAAACAATTGTTAGTAAAACAGACACTTACGGAACCATACTCTACGCAAACAACACCTTTGTAGAAGCTTGCGAATACAACGCCATTGATTTAATCGGTGAACCACACAATATTATTAGGCACCCAGATATGCCTAAAGTTGCTTTTAAATCTTTGTGGGATTCTTTAAAAAAAGGAGAAAACTATCATGCTATTGTAAAAAACTTAACTAAAACAGGTAAATACTATTGGGTTATTACAGATTTTACAATTGATAAAAATAAAGATGGGAAAATCACAGGGTATACTGCTCGTAGAAAATCTGTCCCAAAAAGCGTAATTGATAAAATTGAGCCTTTATATAAAACACTTCTAGAAATTGAAAAATTAAAAGGGGAAAAGGTAAGTGAACTATATTTTGAAGGTTATCTAAAAGAAGAAGTAGGTAAAAACTATAATGATTTTGTTGTTGATTTATTTAAAGAAGAATCTTTAAAAAATGAACAAAAACCTGAAGAAGAAAGTAAAATTAAAAAAGGACTAAACTGGTTTTTCTTTGGTGACTTTCTATAA
- a CDS encoding PAS domain-containing protein: MNTLRPTKVIDEEINWDKTQIIISKTDANGTILYMNDAFEKVSEYNKIELIGEAHNIIRHPDMPKIIFKTLWQNLKKGNNFHAIVKNLTRSGRYYWVITDFTIDKDEKGKTIGFTGRRKAVPDSVIKKIAPLYKTLLDIENIKGETASELYFGAYLKEEIGKNYDDFVVDLFTEESIKSEKEEQIKSHNEKGKIKKSLNWFFFGDFL, from the coding sequence ATGAATACCCTCAGGCCAACCAAAGTTATTGATGAAGAAATTAACTGGGACAAAACCCAAATAATCATAAGTAAAACCGATGCTAATGGAACTATATTATACATGAATGATGCTTTCGAAAAAGTCTCTGAGTATAATAAAATTGAATTGATTGGTGAAGCTCACAACATCATTAGGCATCCCGATATGCCAAAAATAATTTTTAAAACTTTATGGCAAAATTTAAAAAAAGGAAATAATTTTCATGCGATAGTCAAAAACCTTACTCGTAGTGGTAGGTATTATTGGGTTATTACCGATTTCACCATCGACAAAGATGAAAAAGGTAAAACTATCGGGTTTACCGGTCGGAGAAAAGCAGTACCAGATAGTGTTATTAAAAAAATAGCACCACTATACAAAACACTTTTAGATATTGAAAACATAAAAGGAGAAACAGCAAGTGAATTATATTTCGGTGCATATTTAAAAGAGGAAATAGGTAAAAATTACGATGATTTTGTTGTTGATTTATTTACAGAAGAATCTATAAAAAGCGAAAAAGAAGAACAAATAAAATCGCACAATGAAAAAGGGAAAATCAAAAAAAGCTTGAATTGGTTTTTCTTTGGTGATTTTTTATAA
- a CDS encoding AsmA-like C-terminal region-containing protein, which produces MKKIYKIILTIFITLLVLLILTPFLFQDKLITLVKKTVNNNITAQLDFTDANLSLLRDFPNASLQLSNVSIINGKPFKGDTLLYTKEINLELRLTELFKNSTEQLNIQSFSIDNADLTILVNEVGIANYDIAKPSDIKTENINDTPSNFGLSINSYEINNARIKYYDKKAKINLLLSEFNHSGSGDFSQSNSELNTKTSTLVSLEMDSTSYARNQKIELDAILGMDLVNKKFSFLKNEAKLNKLPLIFNGYVKINDTNQDIDISFKTPSSDFKNFLGLIPETYTKSIKNVKTSGDFSVSGTIKGLVTNNTIPLLDIRLKSTNASFKYPDLPKSVRAINIDAQLKNTSGYVNQTFVNINGLSFKIDEDVFSGNGSVYNITTNPSINAKINGTLNLANINKAYPVDLENELQGILKANLHTKFDIKAIQNNTISRIKNKGNIEVNDFIFSSKDIVNPINIKHTKVDFTPTTVTLTKFDANTGKSDLNASGKIQNLLGFLLSNKKLQGNFKVNSNNFYVSDFMQENIVSEKDNNETIKTEKPTESLKIPAFLDCKVLADVKTVYYDNLTLKNVKGVLYLKDEKAILKNVNANMFKGEISLNGEVNTQQKTPSFNMDLGIKSFDISQSFNGLDLLKSISPIAAAMNGKLNSNINLSGYLNKDFTPNLTSLSGKALAELLSTKINPKNTKALSLLDDKLSFINLSELDLSDIKTHLSFDKGQVAVKPFNFKYKDIGINIGGNHSFDQNMNYNVTLDVPAKYLGNEAKGLLSKLSSKDQDITVPITANITGNMKNPSVKTDLSSSVSKLSQKLIQQQKNNLINNTLGSLLGNKKKDTTKTSANKTDKTVKKVTDVLGGLFGKKKNKKGGN; this is translated from the coding sequence ATGAAGAAAATATATAAAATAATATTAACCATATTTATTACATTATTGGTTCTACTAATTTTAACTCCATTTTTATTTCAAGATAAACTTATTACACTTGTAAAGAAAACAGTTAATAATAACATTACTGCTCAATTAGATTTTACAGACGCAAATCTTAGCTTACTAAGAGATTTCCCAAATGCTTCATTACAACTTTCTAATGTTTCTATTATTAATGGTAAACCTTTTAAAGGTGATACATTATTATATACTAAAGAAATTAACTTAGAATTAAGGCTTACCGAATTATTTAAAAACTCAACCGAGCAGCTAAATATTCAATCTTTTTCAATTGACAATGCTGATCTTACTATTTTAGTAAATGAAGTTGGAATTGCCAATTACGACATAGCTAAACCCTCTGATATAAAAACTGAGAATATAAATGACACCCCGTCTAACTTTGGCCTTTCCATAAATTCTTATGAGATAAATAATGCTCGTATAAAATATTATGATAAAAAAGCAAAAATAAATCTCCTATTATCTGAATTTAATCATAGTGGTAGCGGAGATTTTTCTCAATCAAACTCTGAGTTAAACACAAAAACTTCTACGTTGGTTTCTCTAGAAATGGATAGTACTTCGTATGCAAGAAATCAAAAAATAGAATTAGATGCTATTTTAGGAATGGATTTGGTAAATAAAAAGTTTTCTTTTTTAAAAAACGAAGCAAAACTTAATAAGTTACCTCTAATATTTAATGGATACGTTAAAATTAATGACACTAATCAAGATATAGATATTAGCTTTAAAACTCCTTCATCAGATTTTAAAAACTTTTTAGGTTTAATACCTGAAACATATACCAAGAGTATAAAAAATGTAAAAACTTCTGGTGATTTTAGCGTTTCAGGAACTATTAAAGGGTTAGTTACCAATAACACTATTCCACTTTTAGATATCAGACTTAAATCAACTAACGCCTCTTTTAAATATCCTGATTTACCAAAAAGTGTTCGTGCTATTAATATTGATGCACAATTAAAAAACACTTCTGGATATGTTAATCAAACTTTCGTAAACATTAATGGATTATCTTTTAAGATTGATGAAGATGTTTTTTCTGGAAACGGAAGCGTTTACAATATAACAACCAATCCTAGCATTAACGCAAAGATAAACGGAACCTTAAATTTAGCTAATATAAACAAAGCATATCCTGTTGATTTAGAGAATGAGTTACAAGGAATTTTAAAAGCTAATTTACATACTAAATTTGATATTAAAGCCATACAGAACAATACCATAAGTCGCATTAAAAACAAAGGTAATATTGAAGTAAATGATTTTATTTTTTCTTCTAAAGATATTGTTAATCCTATTAATATAAAACACACTAAAGTAGATTTCACTCCAACAACGGTTACATTAACAAAATTTGATGCAAATACAGGAAAAAGTGATTTAAATGCTAGCGGTAAAATTCAAAATTTACTAGGTTTTTTACTTTCTAACAAAAAACTACAAGGAAACTTTAAAGTAAATTCGAATAATTTTTATGTAAGTGATTTTATGCAAGAGAATATTGTTTCTGAAAAAGATAACAATGAAACAATTAAAACAGAAAAACCTACCGAGTCATTAAAAATTCCCGCTTTTTTAGACTGTAAGGTTTTAGCTGATGTAAAAACTGTTTATTACGACAACTTAACTTTAAAAAATGTAAAAGGTGTTTTATATTTAAAAGATGAAAAAGCTATATTAAAAAATGTAAATGCAAATATGTTTAAAGGAGAAATCTCTTTAAATGGTGAAGTAAACACGCAACAAAAAACACCATCTTTTAATATGGATTTGGGTATAAAATCATTTGACATTTCTCAATCTTTTAATGGCTTAGACTTACTAAAATCAATAAGTCCAATTGCAGCAGCAATGAATGGAAAATTAAATTCTAACATTAATTTATCTGGTTATTTAAATAAAGATTTCACACCTAATTTAACTTCACTTTCAGGTAAAGCATTGGCGGAGCTTTTAAGTACTAAAATAAATCCAAAAAACACGAAAGCTTTAAGTTTATTAGACGACAAGCTATCGTTTATTAATCTAAGTGAATTAGACTTATCTGACATTAAAACACATCTTTCTTTTGACAAAGGGCAAGTAGCTGTAAAACCTTTTAATTTTAAATATAAAGACATCGGTATTAACATTGGCGGAAATCATAGTTTTGATCAAAACATGAATTACAACGTAACCTTAGATGTACCTGCTAAATACTTAGGTAATGAAGCTAAGGGTTTACTTTCTAAACTAAGTTCTAAAGACCAAGATATTACAGTGCCAATCACGGCAAATATTACAGGAAACATGAAAAACCCTTCAGTAAAAACTGATTTATCTTCGTCTGTTTCAAAACTAAGTCAAAAATTAATTCAACAACAAAAAAACAACCTTATTAATAACACGCTAGGAAGTTTGTTAGGTAATAAAAAGAAAGACACAACCAAAACCTCGGCAAATAAAACTGACAAAACAGTAAAAAAAGTAACAGATGTTTTAGGTGGTCTATTTGGTAAAAAGAAGAATAAAAAAGGAGGCAATTAA
- a CDS encoding DUF5686 and carboxypeptidase regulatory-like domain-containing protein, translated as MKKKITLLFLIFNAISFSQIKGKVNNIANKPLSFVSVYLEGSITGTTTNNNGDYELVVKKKGEHTLVYQILGYKTVKKTVDINSFPFVLNINLYEEEVALDEVLISSKENPANKIIRNVIANKGKNTDRFARYKADFYSRGLYKVKDFPKKFLGKEINDMGGGLDSTRSGIVYLSETISKISFQKKPKNFKEHIVASKVSGRDNGISFNQADKVNFNFYENSFKLADAQMISPISNGAFSYYKYKLAGTFYDKNGRLISKIKLLPKRKNDRVFNGFIYIVEDDWAIYGTDVVVTGAQVSMPMVDSLHIKQNYNYSPLNKAWVPVTQTIDFKAGMFGFNFNGRFSASYSNYNFTPNFTDKYFGSEILSFAENATEKDSLYWNKIRSVSLTSEEASDYKLKDSIKTIRKSKKYLDSIDTKQNKFKLLDVLSGYSYNDTYNKWGVSFSSPVIGLNFNTVQGWNSSIGLNYYKLLNKKGKRFSFGTKFNYGLSDKKLRSTGSFSYKWNNTTKPILNISGGITTSQFNAKQPISRFWNTISSVLFERNYMKIYEKTFAKIDFSKEVTNGVRMFSGLEYAYRKPLFNTTDYVMFPKNDINYTSNNPKEPTNFTSSFTAHKMWSLTMGANINFGQKYISYPNRKFNVTTNKYPSLFVGYKKNFGSSNSQWNSDVIFSQLTQKVSLNNWGEFKYKAKGGLFLEKKDIPFIDHAHFNGNRLLIAPKDNYLNNFYMLPYYQLSTNDKYGELHGEYNFKGALLSKIPLLNKLNFHLITSAKGLFTADSKPYSEFAVGLDNIGFGKWRFLRVDFARSNFNGKNENRVLFGIKL; from the coding sequence ATGAAAAAAAAAATTACGCTGCTATTTTTAATATTTAATGCTATTTCTTTTTCCCAAATTAAAGGAAAAGTAAATAACATTGCTAACAAGCCCTTATCTTTTGTTAGTGTTTATTTAGAAGGATCTATTACTGGTACCACAACAAATAATAACGGAGATTATGAATTAGTTGTTAAAAAAAAGGGGGAGCATACGTTAGTATATCAAATATTAGGCTATAAAACCGTAAAGAAAACTGTTGATATTAATTCTTTTCCTTTCGTATTAAACATTAACCTTTACGAAGAAGAGGTTGCTTTAGATGAAGTTCTAATTTCATCCAAAGAAAACCCAGCAAACAAAATTATTAGAAATGTAATTGCTAATAAAGGCAAGAATACAGATAGATTTGCTCGATATAAAGCTGATTTTTATTCTCGTGGATTATATAAAGTTAAGGATTTCCCTAAGAAATTCTTAGGGAAAGAAATTAATGATATGGGTGGTGGTTTAGACTCTACAAGAAGTGGAATTGTATATCTTTCTGAAACCATCTCTAAAATTTCATTTCAAAAAAAACCAAAGAACTTTAAAGAACATATTGTTGCTTCAAAAGTTTCTGGTCGTGATAACGGAATCAGTTTTAATCAAGCTGATAAAGTAAATTTCAATTTTTACGAAAATTCTTTTAAACTTGCTGATGCACAGATGATTTCTCCTATTTCTAATGGCGCATTTAGTTATTACAAATACAAACTAGCAGGAACTTTTTATGATAAAAACGGAAGGTTAATTAGTAAAATAAAATTACTTCCTAAAAGAAAAAACGATCGTGTTTTTAATGGGTTTATCTATATCGTTGAAGATGATTGGGCAATTTACGGCACCGATGTTGTTGTAACAGGAGCACAAGTAAGTATGCCAATGGTAGATTCTTTACATATTAAACAAAATTATAATTATTCACCTTTAAATAAAGCATGGGTTCCTGTTACTCAAACTATCGATTTTAAAGCAGGTATGTTTGGTTTTAATTTTAATGGTCGTTTTTCTGCGTCTTATTCAAATTACAATTTCACACCAAACTTTACTGATAAATATTTTGGAAGTGAAATATTATCTTTTGCAGAAAACGCTACTGAAAAAGATAGTTTATACTGGAATAAAATTCGTTCTGTTTCTTTAACTTCTGAAGAAGCTTCTGATTATAAATTAAAAGATAGTATTAAAACAATAAGAAAATCTAAAAAATATTTAGATTCTATCGACACAAAACAAAATAAGTTTAAACTTTTAGACGTTCTTTCTGGGTATTCTTATAATGACACTTATAATAAATGGGGTGTTAGTTTTTCTTCTCCCGTTATTGGTTTAAACTTCAATACTGTACAGGGTTGGAACTCTTCTATAGGATTAAATTATTACAAATTATTAAATAAAAAAGGAAAGCGTTTTAGTTTTGGTACAAAATTTAATTATGGTCTTTCTGATAAAAAATTAAGGTCAACAGGGTCTTTCTCTTATAAATGGAACAATACCACAAAACCAATTTTAAATATTTCTGGAGGTATTACCACTTCTCAATTTAACGCAAAACAACCTATTTCTAGATTTTGGAACACTATAAGTTCTGTTTTATTTGAAAGAAATTACATGAAAATTTATGAGAAAACATTTGCTAAAATTGATTTTTCAAAAGAGGTAACAAACGGTGTTCGTATGTTCTCTGGATTAGAATATGCTTACAGAAAACCATTATTTAATACAACAGATTATGTAATGTTTCCTAAAAACGATATTAATTATACTTCAAACAATCCTAAAGAGCCTACCAATTTCACTTCTTCATTTACAGCACACAAAATGTGGTCGCTTACTATGGGTGCAAATATTAATTTCGGACAAAAATATATATCATATCCTAATCGAAAATTTAATGTAACGACCAACAAATACCCATCTTTATTTGTTGGTTATAAAAAGAACTTCGGTTCAAGTAATTCGCAATGGAATTCAGATGTTATATTTTCACAATTAACTCAAAAGGTATCCTTAAATAATTGGGGAGAATTTAAATACAAAGCCAAAGGAGGACTGTTTTTAGAGAAGAAAGACATTCCGTTCATAGATCATGCTCATTTTAATGGGAATCGCTTACTAATAGCTCCTAAAGACAATTACTTAAACAATTTCTACATGTTACCCTATTATCAATTAAGTACTAATGATAAGTATGGTGAATTACACGGAGAATACAACTTTAAAGGAGCACTATTAAGCAAAATACCATTACTTAATAAACTAAACTTTCATTTAATTACCAGTGCTAAAGGTTTATTTACAGCAGATAGCAAACCATATTCTGAATTTGCGGTTGGTTTAGATAATATTGGCTTTGGAAAATGGCGTTTTTTACGTGTTGATTTTGCTCGTTCTAATTTTAATGGAAAAAATGAAAACCGCGTACTATTTGGAATTAAATTGTAA
- the moaD gene encoding molybdopterin converting factor subunit 1 has translation MNINVLLFGIATDLIGSSSLEIALPINCTVTSFKELLKEQHPKLEKMSAYAIAINESYATDETVIQNNDVIAIIPPVSGG, from the coding sequence ATGAATATAAACGTATTACTTTTTGGTATTGCTACAGATTTGATTGGAAGTTCTTCTTTAGAGATTGCGCTTCCTATTAATTGTACTGTTACTTCTTTTAAAGAACTACTTAAAGAACAACATCCAAAATTAGAAAAAATGAGCGCATATGCTATCGCTATTAATGAAAGCTATGCTACTGATGAAACTGTTATTCAAAATAATGATGTAATTGCTATTATTCCGCCTGTTAGTGGTGGATAG
- a CDS encoding DUF3817 domain-containing protein, whose amino-acid sequence MINIFKIVSLLEGVSYLLLLFIATPIKYLQGNPEYVKMLGMPHGLLFVAYIIIAIMLKFELNWGGKTFGIVCLLSILPFGTFFVGKYLKE is encoded by the coding sequence ATGATTAATATATTTAAAATAGTAAGTTTATTAGAAGGAGTTTCTTATTTGTTATTACTTTTTATAGCAACACCTATTAAGTATTTACAAGGTAATCCAGAATATGTAAAAATGTTAGGAATGCCTCACGGATTGTTATTTGTAGCCTATATAATTATTGCAATTATGTTAAAGTTTGAATTGAATTGGGGTGGTAAAACCTTCGGGATTGTTTGCTTGTTATCTATTCTTCCTTTCGGAACTTTCTTTGTTGGAAAGTATTTAAAAGAATAA